Proteins from a single region of Apium graveolens cultivar Ventura chromosome 7, ASM990537v1, whole genome shotgun sequence:
- the LOC141672319 gene encoding uncharacterized protein LOC141672319, with protein sequence MASSALSSFLSLFMPSKPSSKLPPCPPSHLSLDSTKHRDKSSSSSSSSSFTPLNDLTMSVVCPSLLYSNTLFFRSAYNVQVIVDDNEPEEKLLGRFRREVMRAGIIQECKRRKYHENKQDEKKRKTREAAKRNRRRRTPFRAGPPDRMDTAKSSKKEEDDDNWELPQGGLPG encoded by the exons ATGGCATCCTCAGCTCTCTCCAGTTTCTTATCTCTATTCATGCCCTCTAAACCCTCATCAAAACTCCCTCCTTGTCCTCCATCTCACCTCTCTCTCGACTCTACAAAACACAGAGACAagtcctcctcctcctcctcctcctcctccttcacTCCACTAAATGACTTGACCATGTCTGTGGTCTGCCCTTCTCTGCTTTACTCCAACACCCTTTTCTTCAGATCAGCTTATAATGTTCAGGTCATTGTTGATGATAATGAACCCGAGGAGAAGCTTCTTGGTAGGTTCCGCAGAGAAGTTATGAGGGCTGGTATCATTCAGGAGTGTAAGAGGAGGAAGTATCATGAGAATAAACAGGATGAGAAGAAGCGTAAGACCCGCGAAGCTGCTAAGCGTAATCGAAGAAG GCGTACCCCATTTCGAGCTGGGCCGCCAGATAGAATGGATACTGCAAAGAGCAGCAagaaggaagaagatgatgacaATTGGGAACTCCCTCAAGGGGGGCTTCCGGGTTGA